Proteins encoded within one genomic window of Actinoplanes octamycinicus:
- the selB gene encoding selenocysteine-specific translation elongation factor, which produces MHVLATAGHVDHGKSTLVRLLTGMEPDRWAEERRRGMTIDLGFAWTRLDSGETVAFVDVPGHERFVPNMLAGVGPVPAAMIVVAADEGWKPQSAEHLAALDALGVRHGLLVVTRIDLADPAAATAAALAEIERTSLGPVPAVAVSGVTGAGLDELRAALDRLVAGLPAADPDAAVRLWIDRAFTVRGAGTVVTGTLGAGSLRTGQELDLAGTGRSVRVRGLQSLGEPVDRVEAVARVAVNLRGVDKDLVGRGAALLTPGRFRLTELVDVRVHGDPVASLPETMMLHVGAAAVPVRVRPLGVDTARLRLGRALPLRIGDRALLRDPGRHHVAGGVTVLDVAPPSLKRRGAGAARAIELAGMDGTADLAGELRRRRLIHRDDLLRMGFADPAAGPAAAPGSAAAACLTAADPAAVDPATGPAAADPATGPAAADPAAAHPSAAHPAAAHPEAAGPAAGPSSAGAMPVVGDWFVDPEHWASLGVRLADIVNRYMAKNPLEAGMPVEALRQELGLPERSLVEALVTRAGESRTAAGPGTDVAASGIAAVGPGSGVAGSGTAAVGPGAGMAGSETAAVGPGAGMAASGTAAVRSGAGVARSGNGVAVSGTPAVGSGAGVAGSGSGAVDSGSGTAGEPLTVRGGRVGPRRSGAPGELVEAVRRAFDPEQPFVAPETYRLAELGLGARQLGAAVRLGLIVQLAPNVVLPTGAPARAAEILAAGPQPFTLSQARQALNTSRRVAVPLLELLDRTGLTRRGPDDRRTVKRP; this is translated from the coding sequence GTGCACGTGCTGGCCACCGCGGGACACGTCGACCACGGGAAGTCGACGCTGGTCCGGCTGCTGACCGGGATGGAGCCGGACCGGTGGGCCGAGGAACGGCGCCGGGGGATGACCATCGACCTCGGGTTCGCCTGGACGCGGCTGGACTCGGGGGAGACGGTCGCGTTCGTCGACGTGCCGGGCCACGAGCGGTTCGTGCCGAACATGCTGGCCGGGGTGGGACCGGTGCCGGCCGCGATGATCGTGGTGGCGGCCGACGAGGGCTGGAAGCCGCAGTCCGCCGAGCACCTGGCCGCGCTGGACGCGCTCGGCGTGCGGCACGGGCTGCTGGTGGTGACCCGGATCGACCTGGCCGATCCGGCGGCGGCCACCGCGGCGGCGCTGGCCGAGATCGAGCGGACCTCGCTCGGGCCGGTCCCGGCGGTGGCGGTCAGCGGGGTGACCGGCGCCGGGCTCGACGAGCTGCGGGCGGCGCTGGACCGCCTGGTCGCCGGGCTGCCGGCGGCGGATCCGGACGCGGCGGTGCGGCTCTGGATCGACCGGGCGTTCACCGTCCGGGGCGCGGGGACGGTGGTCACCGGGACGCTCGGGGCGGGATCTTTGCGTACGGGGCAGGAACTGGACCTGGCCGGGACCGGCCGGAGTGTCCGGGTGCGGGGGCTGCAGAGCCTCGGCGAGCCGGTCGACCGGGTGGAGGCCGTCGCTCGGGTCGCGGTCAACCTCCGCGGGGTGGACAAGGACCTGGTCGGGCGCGGGGCGGCGCTGCTGACGCCGGGGCGGTTCCGGCTCACCGAGCTGGTCGACGTCCGGGTGCACGGCGACCCGGTGGCGTCGCTGCCGGAGACGATGATGCTGCACGTCGGGGCGGCGGCGGTGCCGGTGCGGGTGCGGCCGCTGGGCGTCGACACCGCGCGGCTGCGGCTGGGCCGGGCGCTGCCGCTGCGGATCGGTGACCGGGCGCTGCTGCGGGATCCGGGGCGGCACCACGTGGCCGGTGGGGTGACCGTGCTCGACGTCGCGCCGCCCAGCTTGAAGCGGCGGGGTGCCGGCGCGGCCCGGGCGATCGAGCTGGCCGGGATGGACGGCACCGCCGATCTCGCGGGTGAGCTGCGCCGACGCCGGTTGATCCACCGCGACGACCTGCTCCGCATGGGCTTCGCCGACCCTGCGGCCGGTCCTGCTGCGGCGCCCGGCTCTGCTGCGGCGGCCTGCCTTACTGCGGCGGACCCTGCGGCGGTGGACCCTGCGACCGGCCCTGCGGCGGCGGACCCCGCGACCGGCCCTGCGGCGGCAGACCCCGCGGCGGCCCACCCCTCGGCGGCCCACCCCGCGGCGGCCCACCCAGAGGCGGCCGGCCCCGCTGCGGGCCCGTCGTCGGCTGGGGCGATGCCGGTGGTGGGTGACTGGTTTGTGGATCCGGAGCATTGGGCTTCGCTCGGTGTGCGCCTCGCCGACATCGTGAACCGCTATATGGCGAAAAATCCGTTGGAAGCGGGCATGCCCGTGGAGGCGCTGCGGCAAGAACTGGGGCTGCCGGAGCGGAGCCTGGTGGAGGCACTCGTCACCCGAGCCGGAGAGTCCCGGACGGCGGCCGGGCCCGGGACCGATGTGGCCGCGTCAGGGATTGCTGCGGTCGGGCCCGGTTCCGGTGTGGCCGGGTCGGGGACTGCTGCGGTCGGGCCGGGTGCCGGTATGGCCGGGTCGGAGACTGCTGCGGTCGGGCCGGGTGCCGGTATGGCCGCGTCAGGGACTGCTGCGGTCCGGTCCGGTGCCGGTGTGGCCCGGTCCGGGAACGGTGTGGCCGTGTCGGGAACTCCCGCGGTCGGGTCCGGTGCCGGTGTGGCCGGGTCCGGGAGTGGGGCGGTCGATTCCGGGAGCGGGACGGCCGGGGAGCCGCTGACCGTGCGTGGCGGGCGGGTCGGGCCGCGGCGGTCCGGGGCGCCCGGTGAGCTGGTGGAGGCGGTGCGGCGGGCGTTCGATCCGGAGCAGCCGTTCGTGGCGCCGGAGACCTACCGGCTCGCCGAGCTGGGGCTGGGCGCCCGCCAGCTGGGCGCCGCGGTCCGGCTCGGGCTGATCGTGCAGCTCGCGCCGAACGTGGTGCTGCCCACCGGCGCCCCGGCCCGGGCCGCCGAGATCCTGGCTGCCGGACCGCAGCCGTTCACGCTGAGCCAGGCGCGGCAGGCGCTGAACACCAGCCGCCGGGTCGCGGTGCCGCTGCTGGAGCTGCTCGACCGGACCGGGCTGACGCGGCGGGGGCCGGACGACCGCCGTACCGTCAAGCGTCCTTGA
- a CDS encoding RNA polymerase sigma factor has translation MSREREQAFTRVWRDNATRVLAYALRHVDRDVAQDIVADTFLVAWRRFADLPAEPLPWLLVVARKTIANHRRSDDRRARLRAEVERLRHLAEPAPAADLAAVERAEVLAALARLTPREREALLLVAWDGLEPADAARVAGCGRAAFHVRLFRARRKLADRHVPEGRPITEIVEGTS, from the coding sequence GTGAGCCGAGAAAGAGAGCAGGCGTTCACCCGGGTCTGGCGGGACAACGCCACGCGGGTGCTGGCGTACGCGCTGCGCCACGTCGACCGGGACGTCGCGCAGGACATCGTCGCCGACACGTTCCTGGTCGCCTGGCGGCGCTTCGCCGACCTGCCCGCCGAACCGCTGCCCTGGCTGCTGGTGGTGGCCCGCAAGACGATCGCCAACCACCGGCGTTCCGACGACCGGCGGGCGCGCCTGCGGGCCGAGGTGGAGCGGCTGCGTCACCTGGCCGAGCCGGCGCCGGCCGCCGACCTGGCCGCGGTCGAGCGGGCCGAGGTGCTGGCCGCGCTGGCCCGGCTGACCCCGCGGGAACGGGAGGCGTTGCTGCTGGTGGCGTGGGACGGGCTGGAGCCGGCGGACGCGGCCCGGGTGGCCGGGTGCGGGCGGGCGGCGTTCCACGTCCGGTTGTTCCGCGCCCGGCGGAAGCTGGCCGACCGGCACGTCCCCGAGGGCCGCCCCATCACCGAGATCGTGGAGGGAACATCGTGA
- a CDS encoding SHOCT domain-containing protein: MFDDNGSFLLATLEFFIFLAWFMCLFWIFGDLFRSKDLGGLGKTLWTLFLIFLPVIAMLVYLIARGNGMTERSMQSAVDAQKRQEAYIRQVATPAPAQHAGPASEIAAAKELLDAGTISAAEFEQLKSSALRKTPATA; the protein is encoded by the coding sequence ATGTTCGATGACAACGGATCGTTCCTGCTGGCAACACTGGAGTTCTTCATCTTCCTGGCCTGGTTCATGTGCCTCTTCTGGATCTTCGGCGACCTGTTCCGGAGCAAGGACCTGGGCGGCTTGGGAAAGACCCTCTGGACCCTCTTCCTGATCTTCCTGCCGGTCATCGCGATGCTGGTCTACCTGATCGCCCGCGGCAACGGCATGACCGAGCGCTCGATGCAGTCCGCGGTGGACGCGCAGAAGCGCCAGGAGGCCTACATCCGCCAGGTGGCCACGCCGGCCCCGGCCCAGCACGCCGGCCCGGCCAGCGAGATCGCGGCCGCCAAGGAGCTGCTCGACGCGGGCACCATCAGCGCCGCCGAGTTCGAGCAGCTGAAGAGCAGCGCCCTGCGCAAGACCCCGGCAACCGCCTGA
- the selD gene encoding selenide, water dikinase SelD — protein sequence MSIRLTQYAHGGGCACKIPPGELEQIVSGLTGPSPTGGAAPPVANAELLVGLDGGDDAAVVRITGGTALVATADFFTPVVDDAYDWGRIAAANALSDVYAMGGTPVVAVNLLGWPRDVLPMELAAEVLRGGLEVARAAGCHVAGGHSVDDPEPKYGMAVTGVADPARLMRNDAGRPGLPLTLTKPLGIGVLNSRHKRTGEVFPQAVAAMTELNRDASAAALAAGATCATDVTGFGLLGHLHKLARASGVTARVDAAAVPYLEDARKALADGFVSGGSRRNLDWVRPHADLGTLHEDELLLLADAQTSGGLLIAGEVPGYPIIGELLPAQEGRTLTIR from the coding sequence ATGAGCATCCGGTTGACGCAGTACGCGCACGGTGGCGGCTGTGCCTGCAAGATCCCGCCGGGCGAGCTGGAGCAGATCGTCTCCGGACTGACCGGCCCGTCGCCGACCGGCGGCGCCGCACCGCCGGTCGCCAACGCCGAGCTGCTGGTCGGCTTGGACGGCGGGGACGACGCCGCGGTCGTGCGGATCACCGGCGGCACCGCCCTGGTCGCCACCGCCGACTTCTTCACGCCGGTCGTCGACGACGCCTACGACTGGGGCCGGATCGCCGCCGCCAACGCGCTCTCCGACGTGTACGCGATGGGCGGCACCCCGGTCGTCGCGGTGAACCTGCTCGGCTGGCCGCGCGACGTGCTGCCGATGGAGCTGGCCGCCGAGGTGCTGCGCGGCGGCCTGGAGGTGGCCCGCGCGGCCGGCTGTCACGTGGCCGGCGGGCACAGCGTCGACGATCCGGAGCCGAAGTACGGCATGGCGGTCACCGGCGTCGCCGACCCGGCCCGGCTGATGCGCAACGACGCCGGCCGCCCCGGCCTGCCGCTCACCCTGACCAAGCCGCTCGGCATCGGCGTGCTGAACTCCCGGCACAAGCGGACCGGCGAGGTGTTCCCGCAGGCCGTCGCCGCGATGACCGAGCTGAACCGGGACGCCTCGGCCGCCGCGCTGGCGGCCGGCGCGACGTGCGCCACCGACGTGACCGGTTTCGGGCTTCTCGGCCATCTGCACAAGCTGGCCCGGGCCAGCGGCGTGACCGCCCGTGTCGACGCGGCCGCGGTGCCCTACCTGGAGGATGCGCGGAAGGCGCTCGCCGACGGCTTCGTCAGCGGCGGCAGCCGGCGCAACCTGGACTGGGTCCGCCCGCACGCCGACCTCGGCACGCTCCACGAGGACGAGTTGCTGCTGCTCGCCGACGCGCAGACGTCCGGCGGCCTGCTGATCGCCGGCGAGGTCCCGGGCTATCCGATCATCGGCGAGCTGCTCCCGGCACAGGAGGGCCGCACCCTCACGATCCGCTGA
- the selA gene encoding L-seryl-tRNA(Sec) selenium transferase — MDRRREVPRTDAVLADPRLQAAAERLGRDPVKAAVRVAQQQVRTGELAPAEVADAAVAALPATAGGLRPVLNATGVVLHTNLGRAALSSAAVDAMVAASGHTDVELDLDTGKRARRGRTALAALAAAVPRAEAVHVVNNGAAALVLAATALAAGREIIVSRGEMVEIGDGFRLPDLLESTGARLREVGTTNRTSPADYAAVVGPATGFILKVHPSNFVVRGFTSAAEIPQLTGLGVPVVADIGSGLLAPDPLLPGEPDAASTLRAGADLVIASGDKLLGGPQAGLLLGTSALVERLRRHPLARALRVDKLTLAALQATVAGPVPPTWQALRYDLDELRDRTTRLCRRLGLAGAEVIPSVAVVGGGGAPELQLPSWSLSLPSTYAEPLRHADPPVVGRVDQGRLLLDLRCVPPSADEPLLRAILAAGR, encoded by the coding sequence GTGGATCGGCGGCGGGAGGTTCCGCGGACCGACGCGGTGCTGGCCGATCCCCGGCTGCAGGCGGCCGCCGAGCGGCTCGGGCGCGACCCGGTCAAGGCCGCCGTCCGTGTCGCGCAGCAGCAGGTGCGCACCGGCGAACTGGCGCCGGCCGAGGTCGCGGACGCGGCCGTGGCGGCGCTGCCGGCGACCGCCGGCGGGCTGCGGCCGGTGCTCAACGCGACCGGCGTCGTCCTGCACACCAACCTCGGGCGGGCCGCGCTTTCATCCGCAGCGGTCGATGCGATGGTGGCCGCGAGCGGGCACACCGACGTCGAACTCGACCTGGACACCGGCAAACGCGCCCGCCGCGGCCGGACCGCGCTGGCCGCCCTGGCCGCCGCGGTCCCGCGCGCCGAAGCGGTGCACGTGGTCAACAACGGCGCCGCCGCCCTGGTGCTGGCCGCCACCGCGCTCGCCGCCGGCCGCGAGATCATCGTCAGCCGCGGCGAGATGGTGGAGATCGGCGACGGCTTCCGGCTGCCCGACCTGCTGGAATCGACCGGGGCACGACTGCGCGAGGTGGGCACCACCAACCGCACGTCGCCCGCCGACTACGCGGCGGTGGTCGGCCCGGCGACCGGCTTCATCCTCAAGGTGCACCCGTCGAACTTCGTGGTCCGCGGCTTCACCAGCGCCGCGGAGATCCCGCAGCTGACCGGCCTCGGCGTGCCGGTCGTCGCGGACATCGGCTCCGGCCTGCTGGCGCCGGACCCGCTGCTGCCCGGCGAGCCGGACGCGGCCTCGACCCTGCGCGCCGGGGCCGACCTGGTCATCGCGAGCGGCGACAAGCTGCTCGGCGGCCCCCAGGCCGGCCTCCTGCTGGGGACGTCAGCCCTGGTCGAGCGACTGCGGCGGCATCCGCTGGCCCGGGCGCTGCGGGTCGACAAGCTCACCCTCGCGGCGCTGCAGGCCACCGTGGCCGGCCCGGTGCCGCCGACCTGGCAGGCGCTCCGCTACGACCTCGACGAGCTGCGCGACCGCACCACCCGGCTGTGCCGGCGCCTCGGCCTCGCCGGGGCCGAGGTGATCCCGTCGGTCGCGGTCGTCGGCGGCGGGGGCGCCCCGGAACTCCAGCTCCCGTCGTGGTCACTGTCGCTGCCTTCGACGTACGCCGAACCGCTCCGCCACGCGGACCCGCCCGTCGTCGGCCGGGTCGACCAGGGCCGGCTGCTGCTCGACCTGCGCTGCGTGCCACCGTCCGCGGACGAGCCGCTGCTCCGCGCGATCCTGGCCGCCGGGCGCTGA
- a CDS encoding nucleotide pyrophosphohydrolase: MSSVEELTERVRAFARERDWEQFHTPKNLAMALAGEVGELLAELQWLTPEQSAAVMADPELGPRVRAEIGDVTVYLVRLADVLGIDLVTAALDKLSEAGTRYTVEAARGRADKIKDA; the protein is encoded by the coding sequence GTGTCGAGCGTCGAGGAACTGACCGAGCGGGTGCGCGCCTTCGCCCGTGAGCGGGACTGGGAGCAGTTCCACACCCCGAAGAACCTGGCGATGGCCCTGGCCGGCGAGGTCGGCGAGCTGCTCGCCGAGCTGCAGTGGCTGACCCCGGAGCAGTCCGCGGCGGTGATGGCCGACCCGGAGCTCGGGCCGCGGGTCCGGGCCGAGATCGGCGACGTCACCGTCTACCTGGTGCGGCTGGCCGACGTGCTCGGGATCGACCTGGTCACCGCCGCTCTGGACAAGCTCTCCGAGGCCGGGACCCGCTACACCGTCGAGGCCGCCCGGGGCCGGGCCGACAAGATCAAGGACGCTTGA